Proteins encoded in a region of the Dorea longicatena genome:
- a CDS encoding substrate-binding periplasmic protein, whose translation MKRKIISTLLCVSMCAALMMGCGQSDKSDTKENKKTEESKDEAKDDKLDLGLDVDSVTVATSPGYEPFEFEEDGELKGYDVDIWNEFSERTGIEVKWEYADFSGLLGLLSSGKADAVSAQMSPTEERKDSYLFSDPVDYYGSTVVVAKDNDEIKSVKDLSGKTVGVGSGNSMQQAVEDMYPKGDVKFEVYTSATLEAMFDDIAYGRIDAVLAQDIQTYMAMKSNKNLKIKVLEPFAYDTANIVFAKDNTELCDAMNKFIKIIKEDGTLQEISEKWIGADITTKKE comes from the coding sequence ATGAAAAGAAAAATTATAAGCACATTGTTATGTGTATCTATGTGTGCTGCATTGATGATGGGGTGCGGTCAGTCAGACAAATCGGACACAAAAGAGAACAAGAAAACAGAAGAGTCAAAAGATGAAGCAAAAGACGACAAGTTGGACCTTGGTCTGGATGTTGATTCTGTAACAGTTGCAACATCACCGGGATATGAGCCGTTTGAGTTTGAAGAGGATGGTGAACTGAAGGGTTATGATGTGGATATCTGGAATGAATTTTCTGAGAGAACAGGGATTGAAGTAAAATGGGAGTATGCTGATTTTAGCGGGCTTCTTGGATTACTTTCTTCGGGAAAGGCAGATGCAGTATCTGCGCAGATGTCCCCAACAGAAGAAAGAAAGGATTCATATTTATTCTCTGATCCGGTTGATTATTATGGTTCTACAGTGGTAGTTGCGAAAGATAATGACGAGATTAAGAGTGTAAAAGATCTGTCTGGAAAAACAGTAGGTGTTGGTTCCGGAAACTCTATGCAGCAGGCTGTAGAAGACATGTATCCAAAGGGTGATGTTAAGTTTGAAGTATATACATCTGCAACTTTGGAAGCAATGTTTGATGATATTGCTTATGGACGTATCGATGCAGTACTTGCTCAGGACATTCAGACATACATGGCTATGAAATCAAATAAGAATCTTAAAATCAAAGTTTTGGAACCATTTGCATATGATACAGCAAATATTGTATTTGCAAAGGATAATACAGAGTTGTGTGATGCTATGAACAAATTTATCAAGATTATCAAAGAAGATGGTACTCTGCAGGAAATCTCTGAGAAATGGATTGGTGCAGATATTACTACTAAGAAGGAATAA
- a CDS encoding DUF1667 domain-containing protein yields METVTTRELTCIGCPMGCPLTVTMEAGEVISVTGNTCKRGDIYARKEVTNPTRIVTSTVRVTGGDADMVSVKTKEDIPKGKIFECVKALKTVEVPAPVHIGDVLLEDVAGTGVDIVATKNVGTKS; encoded by the coding sequence ATGGAAACAGTAACAACAAGAGAACTGACATGTATCGGCTGTCCGATGGGCTGCCCTCTGACCGTGACAATGGAAGCCGGTGAAGTGATCAGTGTAACAGGAAATACCTGTAAACGTGGAGACATCTATGCAAGAAAAGAAGTAACCAATCCGACCAGAATTGTGACTTCGACGGTAAGAGTAACCGGAGGAGATGCAGATATGGTATCGGTGAAGACAAAAGAAGATATTCCGAAAGGGAAAATCTTTGAGTGCGTAAAAGCATTGAAGACAGTAGAAGTACCGGCACCGGTGCATATCGGAGATGTATTACTGGAAGATGTCGCAGGTACGGGTGTGGATATTGTTGCAACGAAGAATGTTGGAACAAAGAGTTAG
- a CDS encoding NAD(P)/FAD-dependent oxidoreductase produces MKTYDIVIIGGGPAGLAAAVSARENGIQDILILERDKELGGILNQCIHNGFGLHTFKEELTGPEYAGRFIKQVKDLGIEYKLHTMVMDISSDKIVTAMNREEGLFEIQAGAVILAMGCRERSRGALNIPGYRPAGIYSAGTAQRLVNMEGYMPGREVVILGSGDIGLIMARRMTLEGAKVKVVAELMPYSGGLKRNIVQCLDDYDIPLKLSHTVVDIKGKERVEGITLAEVDSKGKPIPGTEEEYTCDTLLLSCGLIPENEISRGMGVDMNPVTSGPKVNESLETNIEGVFACGNVLHVHDLVDFVSEEAKTAGRNAAEYVKNLQSDTDDGEKSSKEDAADITLNPVEGVRYTVPSTINPAHMDENLTVRFRVGGVYKNCYVSAYFDDERVIHKKRPVVAPGEMEQIKLTKEQLMKYPDLKTITVKIEEA; encoded by the coding sequence ATGAAAACATACGATATAGTAATCATTGGCGGCGGTCCGGCCGGACTTGCGGCAGCCGTATCAGCAAGAGAAAATGGAATCCAGGATATCCTGATCCTGGAAAGGGATAAAGAACTTGGGGGAATCCTGAATCAGTGTATTCATAATGGTTTCGGCCTTCATACATTTAAAGAAGAACTTACCGGACCGGAATATGCCGGAAGATTCATCAAACAGGTGAAGGATCTTGGCATCGAATATAAATTGCATACGATGGTAATGGACATCAGTTCGGATAAAATCGTAACCGCAATGAATCGTGAAGAAGGATTATTTGAAATACAGGCAGGGGCAGTGATCCTGGCCATGGGATGCCGTGAGCGTTCCAGAGGAGCACTGAATATTCCGGGTTACCGTCCGGCGGGAATCTATTCTGCAGGAACAGCACAGCGTCTGGTCAATATGGAAGGATATATGCCGGGAAGAGAAGTCGTGATCTTAGGCTCCGGTGACATTGGACTGATCATGGCAAGACGTATGACACTGGAAGGTGCGAAGGTTAAAGTTGTAGCAGAACTGATGCCGTATTCCGGTGGATTAAAACGTAATATCGTGCAGTGTCTGGACGATTATGATATTCCATTGAAATTGAGCCACACGGTTGTGGATATCAAAGGAAAAGAAAGAGTTGAAGGGATCACGCTGGCAGAAGTAGACAGCAAAGGAAAACCGATCCCGGGAACAGAGGAAGAATACACCTGTGATACATTATTACTTTCCTGTGGGCTGATCCCGGAAAATGAGATTTCCAGAGGTATGGGCGTAGATATGAATCCGGTAACTTCAGGACCGAAGGTCAATGAAAGTCTCGAGACGAATATCGAAGGCGTATTCGCCTGTGGAAATGTACTGCATGTACATGATCTGGTGGATTTTGTATCAGAGGAAGCAAAGACTGCGGGACGAAATGCAGCAGAATATGTGAAGAACTTACAGTCAGATACAGACGATGGGGAAAAGAGCAGTAAGGAAGATGCAGCAGATATTACACTGAATCCGGTAGAAGGCGTACGCTATACAGTTCCAAGTACGATTAATCCGGCTCATATGGATGAAAACCTTACTGTGCGCTTCCGTGTAGGCGGTGTATATAAGAACTGCTATGTAAGCGCATATTTTGACGATGAACGGGTGATACATAAAAAACGTCCGGTTGTTGCGCCGGGAGAGATGGAACAGATTAAGCTTACAAAAGAACAGCTTATGAAGTATCCGGATCTGAAGACGATTACAGTAAAGATAGAGGAGGCGTAG
- a CDS encoding glycerol-3-phosphate responsive antiterminator has translation MNQIFYDAVGNNPIIAAVKNMKDIEVSCTIEEIQVIFILFGDVCSIDRIVKRVKDAGKVAMVHVDLISGLSPKEVSVEYLKEHTEADGIISTKPSLIKKAKELGMYTILRYFLLDSMAFENIRQQQHIVRPDFIEVLPGVMPRVIKRICSSIKTPIIAGGLITDKEDVMAALSAGAIAVSSTNHQVWKM, from the coding sequence ATGAATCAGATATTTTACGATGCGGTCGGCAATAATCCGATTATTGCAGCTGTGAAGAACATGAAGGATATAGAAGTAAGTTGCACGATAGAGGAGATACAGGTGATTTTCATATTGTTTGGAGATGTCTGTTCGATAGACCGGATCGTAAAGAGAGTAAAAGATGCAGGAAAGGTTGCGATGGTACATGTAGATCTGATCAGTGGCCTGAGTCCGAAAGAAGTTTCGGTAGAATATCTGAAAGAACATACGGAAGCAGATGGCATTATATCAACAAAGCCATCACTGATCAAGAAAGCAAAAGAACTTGGGATGTATACGATCCTCAGATATTTTCTGTTGGATTCCATGGCATTTGAGAATATCAGACAGCAACAGCATATAGTAAGACCGGATTTCATAGAAGTACTTCCGGGAGTGATGCCAAGAGTGATCAAAAGAATCTGCAGTTCGATAAAGACACCGATCATAGCAGGAGGACTGATCACAGACAAAGAAGATGTGATGGCTGCATTATCAGCCGGAGCAATTGCAGTATCATCGACCAATCATCAGGTATGGAAGATGTAA
- a CDS encoding NAD(P)/FAD-dependent oxidoreductase, whose amino-acid sequence MYDVMIIGSGVSGSAAARELSRYKAKICVLEKEEDVCCGTSKANSGIVHAGYDAKEGSLMAKLNVRGNAMMEQLSKDLDFPFKRIGSLVICLREEDMDKLQALYDRGVANGVSGLQILNREEVLEMEPNIADNVYAALYAPTAGIVCPFGLNIAMAENACENGVEFKFDTEVKELKKTEDIWEVHTNQGVFKTKYVVNAAGVYADKFHNMVSEKKIHITPRRGDYCLLDKTAGGHVKRTIFALPNEFGKGILVSPTAHGNLLLGPTAIDIEEKEGTNTTREGLDQVLTKAGQNVKNIPMRQVITSFAGLRAHEDGHEFIIEELEDAKGFIDCAGIESPGLTSSPAIGEMVAGILKEKLHLEEKENFIATRKGILDPNTLSKEERVKLIKEKPAYGNIICRCEMITEGEIIDAIHRPLGAKSLDGVKRRTRAGMGRCQAGFCSPRTMEILARELEIPMSEITKSGGKSRIIVGVNKEDI is encoded by the coding sequence ATGTATGATGTGATGATAATCGGAAGTGGAGTATCCGGTTCAGCGGCTGCAAGAGAATTGTCCCGCTATAAAGCAAAAATCTGTGTATTGGAAAAAGAAGAAGATGTCTGCTGTGGAACGTCAAAAGCCAATAGTGGAATTGTGCACGCAGGATATGATGCAAAAGAGGGTTCACTGATGGCTAAATTAAACGTCCGCGGTAATGCAATGATGGAACAGTTATCTAAAGATCTTGACTTTCCATTCAAAAGAATCGGTTCACTTGTGATCTGTCTGCGTGAAGAGGATATGGACAAATTACAGGCATTATATGACAGAGGTGTGGCAAATGGTGTATCGGGACTTCAGATTCTTAATAGAGAAGAAGTACTTGAGATGGAGCCGAACATTGCAGACAATGTATATGCGGCACTCTATGCGCCGACAGCCGGAATTGTATGTCCATTCGGATTAAATATTGCGATGGCAGAAAATGCCTGTGAAAATGGTGTAGAATTTAAGTTTGATACAGAAGTAAAAGAACTGAAAAAGACGGAAGATATCTGGGAAGTCCATACGAATCAGGGCGTTTTCAAGACAAAATATGTGGTGAATGCAGCTGGTGTGTATGCAGATAAATTCCACAATATGGTCAGTGAAAAGAAAATCCACATAACACCGAGAAGAGGAGACTACTGTCTGCTGGATAAAACTGCAGGCGGACATGTAAAGAGAACAATCTTTGCACTTCCGAACGAATTCGGAAAGGGAATTCTTGTATCGCCGACAGCACATGGCAATCTGCTCCTTGGACCGACAGCAATCGATATTGAAGAAAAAGAAGGAACCAATACAACAAGAGAGGGACTTGATCAGGTACTTACAAAAGCAGGGCAGAATGTAAAAAATATTCCGATGCGTCAGGTCATTACATCATTTGCCGGACTTCGCGCACATGAAGACGGACATGAATTTATCATAGAAGAATTAGAAGATGCGAAGGGATTCATTGACTGTGCAGGTATTGAATCTCCAGGACTTACCAGCAGTCCGGCAATCGGAGAGATGGTTGCGGGAATTTTGAAAGAAAAGCTTCATCTGGAAGAAAAAGAAAATTTCATTGCTACAAGAAAAGGAATCCTGGATCCAAACACTCTAAGTAAAGAAGAAAGAGTGAAATTAATCAAAGAGAAACCGGCATACGGTAATATTATCTGTCGTTGTGAGATGATCACGGAAGGTGAAATTATCGATGCGATCCATAGACCACTCGGAGCAAAGTCGTTAGACGGTGTAAAACGCAGAACAAGAGCAGGTATGGGACGGTGCCAGGCCGGTTTCTGTTCCCCTAGAACGATGGAAATCCTTGCAAGAGAACTGGAAATCCCAATGTCAGAGATCACAAAGTCTGGCGGGAAATCAAGGATCATTGTAGGAGTGAATAAGGAGGACATCTGA
- a CDS encoding transglutaminase domain-containing protein, with protein MEPYYYSKMNKVQQAAYHAIRQGLLEISDSIQIPGMEAEELYNVFFRLRLDHPEIFWATGYKYKYYSDSPNFIFIPEYLFDKNKIKEHQKALKSRVEKLIRPVKDKSEWEKEKYVHDFICENVHYDKLKKPYSHEIIGPLGQGVGVCEGIAKSVKVLCDALGIWCMIAVCGNNPEKGIKYRHTWNIVKIGGKYYHLDATFDNTLGNGEKMSDRQASKEIRYDYFNLNDKSIFRDHEPLIAPAPKCEDGEHFYYKEKKLSFTKTEDVYKRALQTAKKGRVFTFHWRGGYLTKAVLDELLDLIQKAGKEKQKNARISLNWPQAVIRFDYVEDHGEAEPEVVVEEANEGEKE; from the coding sequence ATGGAACCATACTACTATAGTAAAATGAACAAAGTACAGCAGGCAGCCTATCATGCCATCAGGCAGGGCTTGCTTGAAATCTCAGATTCAATACAGATACCGGGAATGGAGGCGGAGGAACTCTATAACGTGTTCTTCCGCCTGCGCCTGGATCATCCGGAAATCTTCTGGGCAACTGGATATAAGTACAAATATTATTCAGATTCGCCTAATTTCATATTCATCCCGGAATATTTATTTGATAAAAACAAAATAAAAGAACACCAGAAAGCACTGAAATCCAGAGTAGAAAAGCTCATAAGACCGGTGAAAGACAAATCCGAATGGGAAAAGGAAAAGTATGTACATGATTTTATCTGTGAAAATGTGCATTACGATAAATTAAAAAAGCCATATTCCCATGAGATCATCGGACCGCTTGGACAGGGTGTCGGCGTCTGTGAGGGAATTGCAAAATCTGTGAAAGTACTGTGCGATGCGCTCGGAATCTGGTGTATGATCGCAGTGTGCGGGAATAATCCGGAGAAAGGAATCAAATACCGTCATACCTGGAATATCGTAAAAATCGGTGGAAAATATTATCATCTGGATGCGACGTTTGACAATACTCTTGGGAACGGGGAGAAGATGAGTGACAGGCAGGCTTCAAAAGAGATCCGGTACGACTATTTCAACCTGAATGATAAAAGCATATTCAGAGACCATGAGCCGCTTATTGCTCCGGCACCAAAGTGTGAAGATGGCGAGCATTTTTATTATAAAGAAAAGAAACTGTCATTTACAAAGACAGAGGATGTATATAAAAGAGCACTGCAGACAGCGAAAAAGGGAAGAGTGTTTACATTCCACTGGCGCGGCGGTTATCTGACGAAAGCTGTTCTGGATGAACTTTTGGATCTGATCCAGAAAGCAGGAAAAGAGAAACAGAAGAATGCAAGAATCAGTCTGAACTGGCCGCAGGCGGTGATTCGTTTTGATTATGTAGAGGATCATGGTGAGGCAGAACCGGAAGTTGTGGTTGAAGAGGCGAATGAAGGAGAGAAAGAATAG
- the glpK gene encoding glycerol kinase GlpK yields the protein MAKYVMALDAGTTSNRCILFNEKGEMCSVAQREFTQYFPKPGWVEHDADEIWASMLGVAVEAMNMINAEAEDIAAIGITNQRETTIVWDKETGEPVHHAIVWQCRRTSEYCDSLKEKGLTDKFREKTGLVIDAYFSGTKVKWILDNVPGARERAERGELLFGTVETWLIWKLTKGAAHVTDYSNASRTMLFNINTLEWDDEILKELDIPKCMLPEPKPSSCIYGEADPSYLGGPIPIAGAAGDQQSALFGQTCFNAGEAKNTYGTGCFLLMNTGEKPVFSKNGLVTTIAWGLDGKVNYALEGSIFVAGAAIQWLRDELRIIDSAPDSEYMAKKVKDTNGCYVVPAFTGLGAPHWDQYARGTIVGITRGVNKYHIIRATLESLAYQVNDVLVAMKADSGIDLAALKVDGGASANDFLMQTQANIINAPVNRPQCVETTAMGAAYLAGLAVGYWESKEDVIKNWAIDKTFEPKIDEEQRSKMIKGWNKAVKYAYGWAKED from the coding sequence ATGGCAAAATATGTAATGGCGTTAGATGCAGGAACTACCAGTAACAGATGTATTCTGTTTAACGAAAAAGGTGAGATGTGCAGTGTGGCACAGAGAGAATTCACACAGTATTTCCCAAAACCGGGCTGGGTAGAACATGATGCAGATGAGATCTGGGCAAGTATGCTTGGTGTTGCGGTAGAAGCAATGAATATGATCAATGCAGAAGCAGAAGATATCGCAGCAATCGGTATCACAAACCAGCGTGAGACAACAATCGTCTGGGACAAAGAGACAGGAGAACCGGTACATCATGCGATCGTATGGCAGTGCCGCAGAACATCAGAATATTGTGATTCCTTAAAAGAAAAAGGATTAACAGACAAATTCCGTGAAAAAACAGGACTGGTCATTGATGCATACTTCTCAGGAACAAAGGTAAAATGGATTCTGGATAATGTGCCAGGAGCAAGAGAAAGGGCAGAAAGAGGAGAATTGTTATTCGGTACAGTTGAAACATGGCTGATCTGGAAACTGACCAAGGGTGCAGCACATGTGACAGATTATTCGAATGCTTCTCGTACAATGTTATTTAACATCAATACACTGGAGTGGGATGATGAGATCCTTAAAGAACTGGATATTCCGAAATGTATGTTACCGGAACCAAAACCATCCAGCTGCATCTACGGAGAGGCTGATCCGTCTTATCTTGGAGGACCGATCCCAATTGCAGGAGCAGCAGGAGACCAGCAGTCAGCATTATTCGGCCAGACATGTTTTAACGCAGGAGAAGCAAAGAATACATACGGAACAGGATGTTTCCTTCTGATGAATACAGGAGAAAAACCGGTATTTTCTAAAAATGGCCTGGTTACAACCATTGCATGGGGATTAGATGGCAAAGTTAATTATGCACTGGAAGGTTCCATCTTCGTAGCAGGAGCTGCAATCCAGTGGTTAAGAGATGAACTTCGCATTATTGATTCTGCACCGGATTCTGAATATATGGCAAAGAAAGTAAAAGATACCAATGGATGTTATGTAGTACCTGCATTTACAGGACTTGGAGCACCACACTGGGATCAGTACGCAAGAGGAACTATCGTAGGAATCACACGTGGAGTAAACAAATACCACATTATCCGAGCAACGCTGGAATCACTGGCATATCAGGTAAATGATGTTCTGGTAGCAATGAAAGCGGATTCCGGAATTGATCTTGCAGCACTTAAGGTTGACGGCGGCGCAAGTGCTAATGATTTCCTGATGCAGACACAGGCAAATATCATCAACGCTCCGGTAAACCGTCCGCAGTGCGTAGAGACAACTGCAATGGGAGCTGCTTACCTTGCAGGTCTTGCAGTCGGATACTGGGAAAGCAAAGAAGATGTCATTAAGAACTGGGCAATCGACAAGACATTCGAGCCTAAGATCGATGAAGAGCAGAGAAGTAAGATGATCAAAGGCTGGAATAAAGCTGTAAAATACGCTTACGGATGGGCAAAAGAAGATTAA
- a CDS encoding GTP-binding protein has product MVKIDLITGFLGSGKTTFIKKYAKHLIDKGDNIGILENDYGAVNVDMMLLKDLEGEKCELEMIAGGCDADCHRRRFRTKLIAMGMCGYDRVIVEPSGIYDVDEFFDVLRDDPIDRWYEIGNVITVVDAKLESDLSDEADYLLASEAANAGCIVLSRSQEATEEEIKNTIEHLNHAMEKVQCNRRFRDEIFVKDWETFESADYEKLLACDYVPENYRKMHIEEGETFKSLYFMNLDKTKNEIIETAEKIFADKECGKVFRIKGFLMDDDDKWMELNATHQEMRLEPITEGQKVVIVIGENLNEQRIGTFFA; this is encoded by the coding sequence ATGGTAAAGATAGATCTGATCACCGGATTTTTAGGTTCCGGAAAGACAACATTTATAAAAAAATATGCAAAGCATCTGATTGACAAGGGAGATAATATTGGAATCTTGGAAAATGATTATGGTGCGGTTAATGTAGATATGATGTTATTAAAGGACCTGGAAGGTGAAAAGTGCGAACTGGAGATGATTGCCGGAGGATGCGACGCAGACTGCCACAGAAGACGATTCCGCACGAAGCTGATTGCAATGGGAATGTGCGGTTATGACCGGGTAATTGTGGAACCGTCCGGTATCTATGATGTGGATGAGTTCTTTGATGTATTAAGGGATGATCCGATCGACAGATGGTATGAGATTGGCAATGTGATCACAGTTGTTGATGCGAAGCTGGAATCAGACTTGTCGGATGAGGCAGACTATCTGTTGGCTTCCGAGGCTGCAAATGCGGGATGTATCGTACTTAGCAGAAGCCAGGAAGCAACCGAAGAAGAGATAAAAAATACGATAGAACATCTGAATCATGCAATGGAAAAAGTACAGTGCAACAGAAGATTCCGTGATGAGATTTTTGTAAAAGACTGGGAGACATTTGAAAGTGCAGATTATGAAAAGCTGTTAGCCTGCGATTATGTGCCGGAGAATTACCGTAAGATGCATATCGAAGAAGGAGAGACGTTCAAATCTTTGTATTTTATGAATCTTGATAAGACAAAAAACGAGATAATAGAGACGGCAGAGAAGATATTTGCTGATAAAGAATGTGGAAAAGTATTCCGCATTAAGGGATTCTTAATGGATGACGATGATAAATGGATGGAACTGAATGCTACCCATCAGGAGATGCGGCTGGAGCCGATCACGGAAGGACAGAAAGTCGTAATTGTGATAGGGGAAAACTTAAATGAACAAAGAATAGGAACTTTCTTTGCATAA
- a CDS encoding BlaI/MecI/CopY family transcriptional regulator produces MIRNLSQKQLDVMKILWDAGTPLVASDIVKAKSSMNINTVQASLRVLLKENLVEIADIVYSGTVLSRSYRPLISRDVYFNAEYKNIIGNSSTSAMIATFIEQEEDISELERIEELIRKRMKELEEAQ; encoded by the coding sequence ATGATACGAAATTTGTCCCAAAAACAATTAGACGTCATGAAAATACTCTGGGATGCAGGCACTCCTCTGGTTGCTTCCGACATTGTAAAAGCCAAAAGTTCCATGAACATTAATACAGTACAGGCTTCTCTTCGTGTCCTGTTAAAAGAGAATCTGGTAGAAATAGCCGATATTGTATACAGTGGAACGGTATTAAGCCGCAGTTACCGTCCGCTCATTTCCAGAGATGTATATTTCAATGCGGAATATAAAAATATTATTGGAAATAGTTCTACTTCGGCTATGATCGCTACATTCATTGAGCAGGAAGAAGATATTTCCGAACTGGAACGGATTGAAGAACTGATCAGAAAAAGAATGAAAGAGCTCGAAGAAGCACAATAA
- a CDS encoding MIP/aquaporin family protein, whose product MLPYIAEFLGTMILIILGDGVVANVNLNKSGMKGGGTVQITIAWGLAVMLPACIFGAASGASFNPALTLALAVDGSFAWSMVPGYIVAQFAGAFVGAAVVYLLFKGQFDATEDQATKLGVFCTAPSIPNLGLNIFSEAVGTFILVFAIKGMANVPELTDGLGKFIVFGIIVSIGMSLGGLTGYAINPARDLGPRLAHAVLPIKGKGSSNWGYGVVTLVGPVIGAVAAVLLYGAIPW is encoded by the coding sequence ATGTTACCTTATATAGCTGAATTCTTGGGAACGATGATACTGATTATTCTTGGAGACGGAGTGGTTGCGAATGTGAACCTGAATAAATCCGGAATGAAGGGCGGAGGAACGGTTCAAATCACCATTGCCTGGGGTCTTGCGGTTATGCTGCCGGCATGTATATTTGGAGCTGCATCCGGAGCATCCTTTAACCCGGCACTGACCTTGGCACTGGCGGTCGATGGAAGCTTTGCATGGTCTATGGTTCCTGGATATATTGTGGCACAATTCGCAGGTGCGTTCGTGGGTGCAGCAGTTGTATATCTTCTGTTCAAAGGACAGTTTGACGCAACAGAAGATCAGGCAACAAAACTTGGGGTATTCTGTACCGCACCATCCATTCCGAATCTTGGCCTGAATATTTTCAGTGAGGCAGTCGGAACATTTATACTTGTATTTGCAATCAAAGGAATGGCAAATGTGCCGGAACTTACAGACGGACTTGGCAAATTTATCGTATTCGGAATCATCGTTTCTATCGGTATGTCACTCGGTGGTCTGACAGGATATGCGATCAACCCGGCAAGAGATCTTGGACCACGACTGGCTCATGCAGTACTTCCAATCAAAGGAAAAGGAAGTTCAAACTGGGGATACGGTGTCGTAACTCTAGTAGGACCGGTAATTGGAGCTGTCGCTGCGGTATTGCTTTATGGTGCCATTCCGTGGTAG
- a CDS encoding amino acid ABC transporter ATP-binding protein — translation MLEIKNLSKSFGNQQVLDHISLKIEKGKVIAVIGPSGTGKSTLLRCINVLERPEEGTIQLDDQIFDYEKLSKADIQVLRTRTSMVFQNSNLYRNKTALENITTPLTLVKKMPKEEADKIALDLLEKVGVLEKKDAYPETLSGGEKQRVGIARALAVNPDIILFDEPTSALDPELVAGVLDVIKDLAKQHTTMLIVTHEMKFAKNVADEVVFMEGGHIVEMGLAHEVFENPKEERTRQFLSKNNE, via the coding sequence ATGCTTGAAATTAAGAATTTGTCAAAAAGTTTTGGGAATCAGCAGGTACTGGATCATATTAGTCTGAAAATTGAAAAAGGAAAAGTAATTGCGGTTATTGGTCCATCGGGAACTGGTAAATCAACACTTCTTCGCTGTATTAATGTACTGGAAAGACCGGAAGAAGGAACAATCCAGCTGGATGATCAAATATTCGATTATGAAAAACTTAGCAAGGCAGATATTCAGGTGTTGCGTACACGGACATCCATGGTTTTTCAGAATTCAAATTTATACCGGAATAAAACAGCACTTGAAAATATTACCACTCCACTGACATTGGTAAAGAAGATGCCGAAAGAAGAAGCAGATAAAATTGCATTAGATTTGTTGGAAAAAGTAGGGGTACTGGAAAAGAAAGATGCATATCCAGAGACACTTTCAGGAGGAGAAAAACAGCGTGTAGGAATTGCCAGAGCACTGGCGGTTAATCCGGATATTATTTTATTTGATGAACCAACATCTGCGCTTGATCCAGAATTAGTTGCCGGAGTGTTAGATGTTATCAAAGATCTGGCAAAGCAACATACAACGATGTTGATCGTGACACATGAAATGAAATTTGCAAAAAATGTTGCAGATGAAGTTGTTTTTATGGAAGGTGGACACATTGTAGAGATGGGATTGGCGCACGAAGTGTTTGAAAATCCGAAAGAAGAAAGAACCAGACAATTCCTTTCCAAAAATAATGAATAA
- a CDS encoding amino acid ABC transporter permease, which yields MTYLTETFIPYTKVLTPLLLEGLWITIYVSALAFLLSIILGAILAIIQHFRVKILSQLAKVYVSYFRGTPLLIQLFLFYYGLPMVFDVMKRCPKTFALVLCLGLNSAAYISESIRGAIESVDKGQYEASIAFGLTHPQMMLKIILPQAAVAAIPPIVNSCLDIIKMSSLGMTIGIQDIMGEAQLTAATYYKTFETYILAAVFYWILAIVLGVVQKKVEKIISSAYQK from the coding sequence ATGACTTATTTAACAGAAACGTTTATCCCATATACAAAAGTATTGACTCCGCTGCTTTTAGAAGGATTATGGATTACGATATATGTTTCGGCTTTAGCCTTTCTGCTTAGTATTATATTGGGAGCTATATTGGCAATTATCCAGCATTTTCGCGTAAAAATATTAAGTCAGCTTGCAAAAGTCTATGTATCATATTTCAGGGGTACACCGCTGTTGATTCAGTTGTTTCTGTTTTATTATGGATTACCAATGGTATTTGATGTAATGAAACGGTGCCCGAAAACATTTGCGTTGGTGCTGTGTTTGGGACTTAACAGCGCAGCATATATATCTGAGAGTATACGTGGAGCAATTGAAAGCGTAGATAAAGGACAGTATGAAGCGAGTATTGCATTTGGACTGACACATCCGCAGATGATGCTGAAGATTATACTTCCGCAGGCAGCTGTTGCAGCAATCCCTCCAATTGTGAATTCATGTCTGGATATTATCAAAATGTCTTCTCTTGGAATGACGATTGGTATTCAGGATATTATGGGTGAAGCTCAGTTGACAGCAGCTACATATTACAAGACATTTGAGACATATATACTGGCAGCAGTATTTTACTGGATACTGGCTATTGTATTGGGAGTAGTACAGAAAAAGGTTGAAAAGATAATAAGCTCTGCTTATCAGAAATAG